A genomic stretch from Carassius auratus strain Wakin chromosome 37, ASM336829v1, whole genome shotgun sequence includes:
- the foxh1 gene encoding forkhead box protein H1: MTKHWGGPGSLAPPVITVGAGALDCRTSYSSSILSCHCSTNPLLEFGGRLERSTGMAQDSCYRAKPSDRSAWEMHDGNSGGGKKKNYQRYPKPPYSYLAMIAMVIQNSPEKKLTLSEILKEISTLFPFFKGNYKGWRDSVRHNLSSYDCFVKVLKDPGKPQGKGNFWTVQVSRIPLELLKRQNTAVSRQDETIFAQDLAPYIFQSYTQSNKSKPLPADLSSPPVPTRHSPPPSEDPYRPKLDSTFAIDSLLHSLRPASSAGEGPRERESWGIRPPPHNRSTTPPRHCNASYNCSSSASSVSPASDLSDEDWRGVTLVGKRLSERGSTSERFSDSCPPPNKMSKRGNTPPWELPTSYAKYTPPNAVAPPSMRFNGNPFMPLGGIPFYGYGGAHVTSSHLIGHPYWPILPNGPVSIQAPPLLMDLDSMLQSVPPNKSVFDALGPNNQTAHPPPNQYALQNGPSLCKYSL; encoded by the exons ATGACAAAGCACTGGGGGGGTCCGGGCTCGTTGGCACCACCCGTGATCACTGTAGGAGCAGGAGCCCTTGACTGCAGAACCAGCTATTCCTCTTCCATCCTCAGCTGTCACTGCTCTACAAACCCGCTGCTGGAGTTCGGTGGCCGGCTGGAAAGGTCCACAGGGATGGCGCAGGACTCCTGTTACAGAGCCAAACCGTCGGATCGGAGCGCATGGGAAATGCATGATGGAAACTCCGGTGGAGGAAAAAAGAAGAACTACCAGCGTTATCCGAAACCACCCTACTCTTACCTAGCTATGATTGCCATGGTCATCCAGAACTCTCCGGAGAAGAAGCTCACTTTGTCAGAG ATTTTGAAGGAGATCAGCACTCTCTTTCCATTCTTTAAAGGAAATTACAAAGGCTGGAGGGACTCAGTCCGACACAACCTGTCATCTTATGACTGCTTCGTGAAG GTGCTTAAGGATCCTGGTAAACCCCAAGGTAAAGGTAACTTTTGGACTGTTCAAGTGAGCCGAATTCCCCTGGAACTGCTGAAAAGACAAAATACTGCAGTGTCCCGTCAAGATGAAACTATCTTTGCTCAGGACCTGGCCCCGTACATCTTTCAAAGTTACACTCAGTCGAACAAGTCTAAACCTCTGCCCGCTGACCTCTCCTCACCCCCTGTCCCAACTCGTCACAGCCCACCCCCATCAGAGGACCCCTATCGTCCCAAACTGGACTCCACGTTTGCTATAGATTCTCTCCTGCATAGCCTCAGGCCTGCCAGTTCTGCTGGGGAAGGGCCCCGAGAGAGGGAAAGTTGGGGCATCAGGCCCCCGCCGCACAATCGCTCTACCACTCCACCACGCCATTGTAACGCCTCGTATAATTGCAGTTCATCAGCCAGCTCCGTCAGTCCTGCCTCGGATTTGTCAGACGAGGACTGGAGAGGGGTGACGCTTGTTGGTAAAAGATTGAGTGAACGAGGATCAACTTCAGAACGATTCAGTGACTCCTGCCCCCCGCCAAACAAAATGTCCAAACGGGGCAACACACCTCCATGGGAGCTACCGACTTCCTACGCCAAGTACACCCCTCCCAACGCGGTAGCCCCTCCTAGCATGCGCTTTAACGGAAACCCGTTCATGCCACTGGGTGGTATTCCGTTCTATGGTTACGGTGGTGCGCACGTCACTTCATCACACTTGATTGGTCACCCTTACTGGCCCATCCTACCAAATGGGCCGGTTTCTATTCAAGCCCCGCCCCTCCTAATGGACTTGGACAGTATGCTGCAATCTGTTCCGCCCAATAAAAGTGTGTTTGATGCGCTTGGCCCCAACAATCAAACTGCTCATCCACCTCCAAACCAGTATGCCCTTCAGAACGGACCTTCTCTTTGCAAATATTCTCTTTAA